TCGGAGGCTACCCTCATCAAGAAGATGGAGGAGCTTGGCATTGGGCGGCCCTCGACCTACGCAGCCACATTGAACGTGCTGCGCGAGCGCGAATATGTGCGCATCGATAAGAAGCGGCTCATCCCCGAAGACAAGGGCCGTCTCGTAACCGCGTTCCTGGAAAGCTTTTTTAAGCGCTACGTCGAGTACGACTTCACCGCCGATTTGGAGGAGAAGCTCGATCTCATCTCCGCCGGCGACCTTCAGTGGAAGGACGTGCTGCGCGACTTCTGGCGCGACTTCATCGGCGCAGTGAACGAGATCGGCGATCTTCGGATCGCCCAGGTCCTCGACGCGCTCAACGATCTGCTGGGTCCGCACATCTTCCCGGACACGGGCGACGGCAAGCCCCGCGCCTGCCCGTCCTGCGGCGATGGACAGCTCAGCCTCAAGGTCGGCAAATTCGGCGCTTTCGTCGGCTGCTCGAACTATCCCGATTGCCGGTACACACGGCAGCTCGCCGAGACGGGCGAGAAGGCCGCTTTCGCCGATGGCAAGGTGCTCGGTCTCGATCCTGATACGGAGTTGGAAGTCAGCATCCGCACCGGCCGGTTCGGCCCCTATATCCAGCTTGGCGAAGCGGCGGACGGCGAGAAGCCTAAGCGCGCCTCTATCCCGAAAGGCACGGACCCGGACGCCATCGATTTGGACCGGGCGCTCGCCTTGCTGTCGCTCCCCCGCGAGGTCGGCATTCACCCCGAGTCCGGAAAACCGATCACGGCCGGCTATGGCCGCTTCGGGCCCTACGTTCAGTGCGACGGCAAATATGCGAGCCTGTCCACCCCCGAGGAAGTTTTCGAGGTCGGCGCGAACCGCGCCATCACGCTTCTGGCCGAGAAGGCCGCGAAAGGCGCGCAGCGCGGCGCCAGCGTCATCAAGGAGTTGGGCGAACACCCCGAAGGCGGCGGCAAGGTGCAGGTGCTGAGCGGGCGCTACGGGCCTTACGTCAAGCACGAGAAGATCAACGCGACAATTCCACGGGATCGTGCGCCCGAAGACATCACCCTCGAGGAAGCCGTCGAGTTGATCGCGGCGCGCGCGGCCAAGGCACCCGCGAAGAAAAAAACCGCGAAGAAGGCCCCGGCAAAGAAGAAGGCAGCCAAGAAGACTGCCGCGAAAAAGGCCCCGGCGAAAAAAGCTGCGGCCAAGAAGAGCGCCGCGAAGAAGACGGCGCAAAAGAGCACCTCGTCGAAGGAGGCCGCCGACGAGGCGGCCAGCTAAGCGGCAAACGTGGCCCCACCCAAGAAGACGCCCTCAGCCAAGAAGACTGCATCTGCCGGAAGGGCCAAGCCGAAGCGCCCTGCGAAAACGAAGCCTGCGTCCAAGTCAAAGGCGGCTCCGAAGGGCGGGCTGCCCTCCAAGAAGGAGATCATCGAATTCTTGGCCGGCACGACGTCAAAGGCCGGGAAGCGGGAGATCGCGCGGGCCTTCAACATCAAAGGCTCGGACCGGATCGGATTGAAAGCGCTCCTGCGCGAGATGGCCGATGAAGGTCTGATCGCCGGGTCCCGGCGGAGGCTGTTGCGCCCTGGAGTCCTGCCGTCGGTGACGGTGCTGGAGATCGTTGCCCGCGACGAGGATGGGGAATTCATCGCCCGCCCCGCCGCCTGGGACGACGAGAGCGGGCCCATGCCGAAGATCCTCATGGTCGAAGGCCGCGGCAATCTCGTGCAGGTGCCAGGCATCGGCGATCGCGTTCTGGCGCGGCTCACGCCGCAAAAGCCGGACGCGGACTACCCCTATCACGCGCGCACCATCAAGAAGCTGCCGCGCACAACATCGCGGAGCCTCCTCGGCATCTTCCGGTCTCTGTCGGATGGGCGCGGCGTCATCGATCCCATCGACAAGAAACAGCTCAAGGAATGGACGGTACCGAAGGGCTCTACGGACGAGGCCGAAGACGGCGAGCTGGTCCGCTTCGAGATCGCCCGCTCGGCGCGCTACGGCGTTCCCACCGCCCGTGTGGTCGCTCGGCTCGGGAACCCGGAAGCCCAGCAGGCCATCAGCCTGATCGCGCTTCATGCGCACGGTATACCGGACGAGTTCCCGCCGGCCGCGATTGCCGAAGCCGATGCCGCGAAGGAAGTCGAACTCGGCTCCCGTTTGGACCTTTGCGACGTCCCTCTCCTCACCATCGACCCTGTCGACGCCCGCGACCATGACGACGCGGTTTTCGCGGAAGCGGACACGGCCTCCGACAACGAAGGCGGCTGGATCGTCATTGTCGCCATCGCGGACGTGGCGCACTACGTCACGCCCGGCAGCGCGCTCGACAAGGAAGCCCGAAAGCGGGGCAACTCCGTGTACTTCCCCGACCGCGTCGTGCCCATGCTGCCGGAGCGTATCTCGAACGAGCTGTGCTCGTTGAAGGAAGGCGTCCCCCGCCCCTGCTTGGCCGTCCGCATGGTTTTCGACAAGAACGGCCGCAAGAAGAACCACCGCTTCTTCCGCGGGCTCATGCGATCGGCCGCGAGCCTGTCTTACGAACAGGCCCAAGCGGCAATCGACGGCCGCACGGACGAGGCTACGGCGCCGCTGCTGGAAACGGTGCTGCGGCCTCTCTGGGGCGCCTATGCGAGCCTGAGCAAGGCCCGCGATGCCCGCGGACCGCTCGAACTCGACCTGCCCGAACGGAAGATCCTGCTGGACGACAAGGGCCGCGTGCGCGGGATCGCGACGCCGCCGCGGCTCGATGCGCACCGGCTGATCGAGGAATTCATGATCCAGGCGAATGTCGCCGCCGCCGAGGCCCTGGAGACCAAGCGCTCGCCGCTCGTCTACCGCATCCACGACGCGCCTTCGAAGGAGAAGCTCATGGCGCTCGGCGAGTTTCTAGCGACGATCGAGATGAAGCTGCCGAAAGCCGGAGTACTCAAACCGGCGCAGTTCAACCGCATCCTCGCCGATACGCGCAAATCACCGAACGCCGAACTCGTGGCGGAGGTGGTGCTGCGGAGCCAAAGCCAGGCCGAGTACAGCCCCCGCAATCTCGGGCATTTCGGCCTCAACTTGCGCCGCTATGCGCACTTCACCTCCCCGATCCGGCGCTATGCCGACCTGATCGTGCACCGCGCCCTCATCCGGGCCTTCGGCCTCGGCGAAGGCGGCCTGACGGACAAAGAGATCGACGAACTGGAGGAGGTCTCGGGCGCCATTTCCGACACGGAACGGCGCGCCATGGCGGCCGAGCGGGACACGGTGGACCGGCTGATCGCGGCCTACCTCGCCGACCGCATTGGGGCGCAGTTCACCGCCAAGGTCTCGGGTCTCGTCCGGTCCGGGCTGTTCGTGCGGCTGACCGAGACGGGCGCCGACGGGTTCGTCCCGGCGTCCGCAATCGGGCATGAATACTTCTACCACGACGAGGTGCGGCAAGCCCTGGTGGGTGAAGATACGGGCCTTGCCTACCAACTCGGGGATCCGGTCGAGGTTCGCCTGGTCGAGGCCATCCCGACGGCCGGGGCGCTACGATTTGACATGTTGAGCGAAGGACGCAAGATCGC
This genomic window from Methyloceanibacter caenitepidi contains:
- the rnr gene encoding ribonuclease R; amino-acid sequence: MAPPKKTPSAKKTASAGRAKPKRPAKTKPASKSKAAPKGGLPSKKEIIEFLAGTTSKAGKREIARAFNIKGSDRIGLKALLREMADEGLIAGSRRRLLRPGVLPSVTVLEIVARDEDGEFIARPAAWDDESGPMPKILMVEGRGNLVQVPGIGDRVLARLTPQKPDADYPYHARTIKKLPRTTSRSLLGIFRSLSDGRGVIDPIDKKQLKEWTVPKGSTDEAEDGELVRFEIARSARYGVPTARVVARLGNPEAQQAISLIALHAHGIPDEFPPAAIAEADAAKEVELGSRLDLCDVPLLTIDPVDARDHDDAVFAEADTASDNEGGWIVIVAIADVAHYVTPGSALDKEARKRGNSVYFPDRVVPMLPERISNELCSLKEGVPRPCLAVRMVFDKNGRKKNHRFFRGLMRSAASLSYEQAQAAIDGRTDEATAPLLETVLRPLWGAYASLSKARDARGPLELDLPERKILLDDKGRVRGIATPPRLDAHRLIEEFMIQANVAAAEALETKRSPLVYRIHDAPSKEKLMALGEFLATIEMKLPKAGVLKPAQFNRILADTRKSPNAELVAEVVLRSQSQAEYSPRNLGHFGLNLRRYAHFTSPIRRYADLIVHRALIRAFGLGEGGLTDKEIDELEEVSGAISDTERRAMAAERDTVDRLIAAYLADRIGAQFTAKVSGLVRSGLFVRLTETGADGFVPASAIGHEYFYHDEVRQALVGEDTGLAYQLGDPVEVRLVEAIPTAGALRFDMLSEGRKIASSRGRQRSHSADRSKQRQRGKPRGGRPSKRR